One genomic segment of Panicum virgatum strain AP13 chromosome 2N, P.virgatum_v5, whole genome shotgun sequence includes these proteins:
- the LOC120661890 gene encoding protein FIZZY-RELATED 1-like: MQLYLSLKSMTFGVFICIKCSGAHRSLGVHISKVCNLVWSKNVNELVSTHGYSQNQIIVWRYPTMSKLATLTGHTYRVLYLAIDHCYWCW; this comes from the exons ATGCAGTTGTATTTGAGTCTGAA ATCAATGACTTTTGGTGTTTTCATTTGCATCAAGTGTTCAGGAGCTCATAGAAGTCTTGGAGTACACATATCCAAG GTCTGCAATCTTGTGTGGTCAAAGAATGTAAATGAGCTTGTTAGTACCCACGGATACTCTCAAAACCAAATAATTGTTTGGAGATATCCAACAATGTCTAAG CTTGCCACTTTGACAGGCCATACATACAGAGTATTGTATCTAGCTATAG ACCATTGTTACTGGTGCTGGTGA
- the LOC120659001 gene encoding uncharacterized protein LOC120659001 codes for MADDNLTTAAIFQWVSSSRARLLIDDDDDTTVVGHMIHEEEARRREGGRRGSVPGHIVIDREHGSGHARIMADYFVENPVYTDAQFRRRYRMRRVRQQWSTGAAFQVWYSRAD; via the exons ATGGCGGATGACAACCTCACCACCGCCGCGATCTTCCAGTGGGTGAGTAGTAGTAGAGCTAGGCTACTGAttgacgatgatgacgacacCACCGTCGTCGGTCACATGATCCACGAAGAAGAAGCAAGGCGCCGGGAAGGCGGGAGGCGTGGTTCCGTTCCCGGTCACATCGTGATCGACCGGGAACATGGTTCTGGGCATGCAAGGATCATGGCGGACTACTTTGTAGAGAACCCGGTGTACACTGATGCTCAATTCCGCCGCCG GTACCGAATGAGG CGTGTACGACAGCAATGGTCCACCGGTGCAGCCTTTCAGGTCTGGTACTCGCGAGCAGACTGA
- the LOC120661889 gene encoding transcription elongation factor SPT4 homolog 1-like, producing the protein MRGGGGGMMDDDDRVTHAEIPTSFGHELRACLRCRLVKTYDQFRQNGCENCPFLEMDKEHDNVVNCTTPNFTGIISLMDPSRSWAARWLRIGRFIPGCYTLAVSEELPEEYQGICQDNNVQYVPPKRV; encoded by the exons atgaggggtggcggcggcgggatgatGGACGACGACGACCGGGTGACCCACGCGGAGATCCCGACCAGCTTCGGTCACGAGCTGCGGGCCTGCCTCCGATGCCGCCTCGTCAAGACCTACGACCAG TTCAGGCAGAACGGCTGCGAGAACTGCCCGTTCCTGGAGATGGACAAGGAGCACGACAATGTCGTCAACTGCACTACACCGAACTTCACTGG AATAATCTCTCTGATGGACCCCAGTAGGAGTTGGGCTGCTCGTTGGTTGAGAATTG GTAGGTTCATTCCAGGGTGCTACACACTGGCAGTCTCAGAGGAGCTTCCGGAAGAGTACCAG GGGATTTGCCAGGACAACAACGTGCAGTACGTGCCGCCCAAACGTGTCTAA
- the LOC120661892 gene encoding uncharacterized protein LOC120661892 isoform X1 yields MERPAPVRKSHTSTADLLIWPEGAPQEPFAGATPPPNRRPHQPSEAVRKVVFGGQVTEEEAESLNKRKPCSAPKWKEMTGSGIFAAGGEVEEDESANASATPIRTAPKNYQHAFFGGAISTISHISFAEEESISPKKPTSIAEVAKQRELSGTLLSEDDSKMKKQISDLKSKELSGHDIFAPPEDPRPRNSENGSTSQTPGKNAYVSNFKFGEADEDSVVKTAKKIPTKKFSDLTGNGIFKGDDVPGTAEKHLSTAKLKEMTGSDIFADGKAPSRDYLGGIRKPPGGESSIALV; encoded by the exons ATGGAGAGGCCGGCGCCCGTGAGGAAGTCCCACACGTCGACGGCGGACCTGCTGATCTGGCCGGAGGGGGCGCCGCAGGAGCCGTTCGCcggggccacgccgccgcccaaccgccggCCGCACCAG CCGTCGGAGGCGGTCAGGAAAGTGGTGTTCGGCGGCCAggtgaccgaggaggaggccgagagccTCAACAAGAG GAAACCATGCTCTGCTCCCAAGTGGAAGGAGATGACAGGAAGTGGCATATTTGCAGCTGGAGGCGAGGTTGAAGAAGATGAATCCGCCAATGCCTCTGCAACTCCCATCCGAACGGCTCCAAAGAACTACCAG CATGCATTTTTTGGGGGG GCAATTAGTACTATAAGCCACATCTCATTTGCTGAGGAAGAAAGCATTTCTCCAAAGAAGCCGACTTCCATAGCTGAGGTGGCAAAGCAGCGTGAGCTAAGTGGCACCCTTCTGAGCGAGGATGACAGCAAGATGAAGAAGCAGATATCTGACTTGAAATCCAAGGAGCTCAGCGGCCACGACATCTTTGCTCCTCCAGAAGATCCGCGGCCACGCAACTCGGAGAACGGCTCAACCTCGCAGACACCGGGCAAAAACGCATAT GTAAGCAACTTCAAGTTTGGTGAAGCCGACGAAGACAGCGTGGTGAAGACGGCAAAGAAGATCCCCACGAAGAAGTTCAGCGACCTGACTGGCAATGGCATTTTCAAGGGGGACGACGTCCCCGGGACGGCGGAGAAGCACCTGAGCACGGCGAAGCTGAAGGAGATGACCGGCAGCGACATCTTCGCGGACGGGAAGGCCCCTTCCCGGGACTACCTGGGCGGGATCCGCAAGCCGCCCGGCGGCGAGAGCAGCATCGCGCTGGTCtaa
- the LOC120659002 gene encoding uncharacterized protein LOC120659002, giving the protein MWRELGVPGRASRCNLPLSRAGSEPVDARGGGGEVWGAGRLAGPREVGSAKLEAGSEVGEVVAVDLVGGCGGRSGEVAGVEGRPSGGKSRSSSRAGSRSGNRGKKRSGGIRRRSQSSSPKPPPKKARSARAMDGGWDFQTGLPDLSGPSNTPYQDMLNINFEAPGAAAGSPAFQPGSSQGGSGKARKKIVSRPKQNNFSIEEDKNLVSSWLNVSLDAVKGAGQRKASFWKAIERNYNAHKGPIYPIRSLRSLEGRWSDIKEQANKFESHYNNVLNERRSGYSDMDKIAAAIELYNSLEDRPFSTIHCWEMLRNEPKWMDLNNRGKLDRGRVPEDVNAPIDLTESGCGEAGSESQIGTFKRPPGRDISRSGKRTCSSGSPSDAGSEFSSMLSAMHIQKMDLIRTFDGSVASKMDRLVTIQEEHIELKKKKDAREQELRDERIISIDLTTCNPRQRVLYEAMQREILQRWGARNKDAP; this is encoded by the exons ATGTGGAGGGAGCTCGGCGTCCCTGGACGCGCGAGCCGTTGCAACCTCCCTCTCTCGCGCGCAGGGAGCGAGCCCGtggacgcgcgcggcggcggcggggaagtcTGGGGCGCCGGCCGTTTGGCTGGCCCACGGGAGGTCGGATCCGCGAAGCTGGAGGCGGGGAGCGAGGTGGGTGAGGTGGTGGCGGTAGATCTGGTCGGCGGGTGCGGCGGGAGGTCCGGCGAGGTGGCGGGCGTGGAGGGCCGGCCTAGCGGGGGAAAATCCAGGAGCTCGTCGCGCGCGGGAAGCAGATCCGGAAACCGGGGGAAGAAGCGGAGTGGCGGCATCCGGCGGCGGTCGCAGAGCTCGTCGCCGAAGCCTCCCCCGAAGAAGGCCCGATCTGCAAG GGCCATGGATGGCGGGTGGGACTTCCAGACGGGCCTCCCGGACCTCTCTGGTCCCTCCAACACACCTTATCAAGACATGCTCAATATTAATTTTGAAGCACCGGGTGCAGCAGCTGGTAGTCCGGCCTTTCAGCCCGGTTCCAGCCAAGGTGGTTCGGGGAAGGCGCGCAAGAAAATTGTGTCCAGACCGAAGCAAAACAACTTTTCAATCGAGGAAGACAAAAACCTAGTGTCCAGCTGGCTCAATGTGAGCTTGGATGCAGTTAAAG GCGCGGGCCAGCGCAAGGCTTCATTTTGGAAGGCCATTGAACGGAACTACAATGCCCATAAAGGGCCCATCTACCCTATCCGCTCCCTTCGCAGCCTTGAGGGTCGCTGgtctgatattaaggaacaagCAAATAAGTTTGAGAGCCACTACAACAATGTCCTTAATGAGAGGCGCAGTGGCTACAGCGATATGGACAAG ATCGCAGCAGCCATTGAGTTGTACAATAGTCTCGAAGATAGGCCGTTCAGCACGATCCACTGCTGGGAGATGCTTCGCAACGAACCTAAGTGGATGGACCTAAACAACCGTGGAAAGCTGGACCGAGGTCGGGTCCCCGAAGATGTTAATGCGCCCATCGATCTCACAGAATCTGGATGTGGGGAAGCCGGGAGCGAGAGTCAGATTGGTACTTTCAAGAGGCCTCCGGGGAGGGACATTTCGAGGTCAGGCAAACGGACTTGCTCCAGTGGGTCTCCTAGTGATGCAGGGTCCGAGTTCTCTTCTATGCTGTCTGCAATGCACATCCAGAAGATGGACTTGATCAGGACATTTGACGGTTCTGTGGCAAGCAAAATGGACCGGCTGGTTACCATTCAGGAAGAGCACATtgagttgaagaagaaaaaagatgcCCGGGAGCAGGAGTTACGGGACGAGCGCATCATTTCTATTGACCTGACCACTTGCAATCCCAGACAGCGTGTCCTGTACGAGGCAATGCAGCGAGAGATTTTACAGCGGTGGGGTGCACGCAACAAAGATGCTCCGTAG
- the LOC120661888 gene encoding serine/arginine-rich splicing factor SC35-like isoform X1, whose product MSRFGRSGPPPIRDTYSLLVLNITFRTTADDLFPLFDKYGEVVDIYIPRDRRTGDSRGFAFVRYKYEDEAQKAVDRLDGRVVDGREIMVQFAKYGPNAERINKGRIVEPVPRSRGRSRSRSPRRRYRDDYRDDYRDRDYRRRSRSRSRDRYSRDSYRERDYRRHSRSRSYSPDGYKKHGRDSLSPARRSPSRSRSQSRSRSYSPDDNKRRGRDSSASPASRSPSRSPPRKTSPSPERSPVRRKRNDDRSPRSRSPST is encoded by the exons ATGTCGCGCTTCGGGCGATCCGGCCCGCCGCCAATCCGCGACACCTACTCCCTCCTCGTCCTCAACATCACCTTCC GGACGACGGCTGATGACCTCTTCCCGCTCTTCGACAAGTACGGCGAGGTCGTCGACATCTACATCCCCAGGGACCGCAG GACTGGTGACTCCCGAGGCTTCGCGTTCGTGAGGTACAAGTACGAGGACGAGGCGCAGAAGGCAGTTGATAGGCTCGATG GGAGAGTGGTAGACGGGAGAGAGATCATGGTGCAGTTTGCCAAATATGGCCCAAATGCTGAACGGAT TAATAAAGGGAGAATAGTGGAGCCAGTAccaaggtcaagaggccgttCCAGAAGCCGCAGTCCAAGACGGAG GTACCGTGATGATTATCGAGATGATTACCGGGATAGAGATTATAGACGACGAAGTCGTAGTCGGAGTAGAGATAGGTATTCACGTGACAGTTACAGAGAGAGGGATTATCGTCGCCATAGCAGGAGTCGCAGCTACAGCCCTGATGGTTACAAGAAGCATGGGAGGGACAG TTTGTCTCCTGCACGTAGAAGTCCTAGTCGTAGCCGAAGCCAAAGCCGAAGTCGCAGCTACAGTCCTGATGATAACAAGAGGCGTGGCAGAGACAG CAGTGCATCACCTGCGAGTAGGAGCCCTAGCCGGTCCCCACCTCGCAAGACATCACCTTCTCCTGAGAGATCTCCTGTCAGGCGCAAGCGCAATGATGACCGGTCTCCACGTTCTCGGAGCCCTTCGACATGA
- the LOC120661888 gene encoding serine/arginine-rich splicing factor SC35-like isoform X2 — MSRFGRSGPPPIRDTYSLLVLNITFRTTADDLFPLFDKYGEVVDIYIPRDRRTGDSRGFAFVRYKYEDEAQKAVDRLDGRVVDGREIMVQFAKYGPNAERINKGRIVEPVPRSRGRSRSRSPRRRYRDDYRDDYRDRDYRRRSRSRSRDRYSRDSYRERDYRRHSRSRSYSPDGYKKHGRDSLSPARRSPSRSRSQSRSRSYSPDDNKRRGRDSASPASRSPSRSPPRKTSPSPERSPVRRKRNDDRSPRSRSPST; from the exons ATGTCGCGCTTCGGGCGATCCGGCCCGCCGCCAATCCGCGACACCTACTCCCTCCTCGTCCTCAACATCACCTTCC GGACGACGGCTGATGACCTCTTCCCGCTCTTCGACAAGTACGGCGAGGTCGTCGACATCTACATCCCCAGGGACCGCAG GACTGGTGACTCCCGAGGCTTCGCGTTCGTGAGGTACAAGTACGAGGACGAGGCGCAGAAGGCAGTTGATAGGCTCGATG GGAGAGTGGTAGACGGGAGAGAGATCATGGTGCAGTTTGCCAAATATGGCCCAAATGCTGAACGGAT TAATAAAGGGAGAATAGTGGAGCCAGTAccaaggtcaagaggccgttCCAGAAGCCGCAGTCCAAGACGGAG GTACCGTGATGATTATCGAGATGATTACCGGGATAGAGATTATAGACGACGAAGTCGTAGTCGGAGTAGAGATAGGTATTCACGTGACAGTTACAGAGAGAGGGATTATCGTCGCCATAGCAGGAGTCGCAGCTACAGCCCTGATGGTTACAAGAAGCATGGGAGGGACAG TTTGTCTCCTGCACGTAGAAGTCCTAGTCGTAGCCGAAGCCAAAGCCGAAGTCGCAGCTACAGTCCTGATGATAACAAGAGGCGTGGCAGAGACAG TGCATCACCTGCGAGTAGGAGCCCTAGCCGGTCCCCACCTCGCAAGACATCACCTTCTCCTGAGAGATCTCCTGTCAGGCGCAAGCGCAATGATGACCGGTCTCCACGTTCTCGGAGCCCTTCGACATGA
- the LOC120661892 gene encoding uncharacterized protein LOC120661892 isoform X2, giving the protein MERPAPVRKSHTSTADLLIWPEGAPQEPFAGATPPPNRRPHQPSEAVRKVVFGGQVTEEEAESLNKRKPCSAPKWKEMTGSGIFAAGGEVEEDESANASATPIRTAPKNYQAISTISHISFAEEESISPKKPTSIAEVAKQRELSGTLLSEDDSKMKKQISDLKSKELSGHDIFAPPEDPRPRNSENGSTSQTPGKNAYVSNFKFGEADEDSVVKTAKKIPTKKFSDLTGNGIFKGDDVPGTAEKHLSTAKLKEMTGSDIFADGKAPSRDYLGGIRKPPGGESSIALV; this is encoded by the exons ATGGAGAGGCCGGCGCCCGTGAGGAAGTCCCACACGTCGACGGCGGACCTGCTGATCTGGCCGGAGGGGGCGCCGCAGGAGCCGTTCGCcggggccacgccgccgcccaaccgccggCCGCACCAG CCGTCGGAGGCGGTCAGGAAAGTGGTGTTCGGCGGCCAggtgaccgaggaggaggccgagagccTCAACAAGAG GAAACCATGCTCTGCTCCCAAGTGGAAGGAGATGACAGGAAGTGGCATATTTGCAGCTGGAGGCGAGGTTGAAGAAGATGAATCCGCCAATGCCTCTGCAACTCCCATCCGAACGGCTCCAAAGAACTACCAG GCAATTAGTACTATAAGCCACATCTCATTTGCTGAGGAAGAAAGCATTTCTCCAAAGAAGCCGACTTCCATAGCTGAGGTGGCAAAGCAGCGTGAGCTAAGTGGCACCCTTCTGAGCGAGGATGACAGCAAGATGAAGAAGCAGATATCTGACTTGAAATCCAAGGAGCTCAGCGGCCACGACATCTTTGCTCCTCCAGAAGATCCGCGGCCACGCAACTCGGAGAACGGCTCAACCTCGCAGACACCGGGCAAAAACGCATAT GTAAGCAACTTCAAGTTTGGTGAAGCCGACGAAGACAGCGTGGTGAAGACGGCAAAGAAGATCCCCACGAAGAAGTTCAGCGACCTGACTGGCAATGGCATTTTCAAGGGGGACGACGTCCCCGGGACGGCGGAGAAGCACCTGAGCACGGCGAAGCTGAAGGAGATGACCGGCAGCGACATCTTCGCGGACGGGAAGGCCCCTTCCCGGGACTACCTGGGCGGGATCCGCAAGCCGCCCGGCGGCGAGAGCAGCATCGCGCTGGTCtaa